A stretch of the Dechloromonas sp. TW-R-39-2 genome encodes the following:
- the infC gene encoding translation initiation factor IF-3: MAQNKAHRLNEEITVPEIRLQGAEGEQLGIVNIRAALQMAEEAGVDLVEIAPMAKPPVCRIMDYGKFKYQEQKRAHEAKLKQKQVQVKEIKLRPGTDENDYQIKLRNMTRFLEEEDKVKVTLRFRGREMAHQEFGMRQLERIKADLEAVGVVEQMPKMEGRQMIMIIGPAKKK, translated from the coding sequence ATAGCTCAGAACAAGGCGCATCGCCTCAACGAGGAAATCACGGTTCCGGAGATTCGTCTCCAGGGCGCTGAAGGCGAACAACTCGGCATTGTCAATATTCGTGCTGCACTGCAAATGGCAGAAGAAGCAGGTGTTGATCTCGTAGAAATCGCACCGATGGCCAAGCCGCCGGTTTGCCGGATCATGGATTACGGCAAGTTCAAGTATCAGGAACAAAAGCGAGCTCACGAAGCCAAGTTGAAGCAGAAGCAGGTGCAGGTGAAGGAAATCAAACTTCGCCCGGGTACCGACGAAAACGATTACCAGATCAAGCTCAGGAACATGACGCGTTTCCTGGAAGAAGAAGACAAGGTCAAAGTGACCCTTCGCTTCCGTGGTCGCGAAATGGCGCATCAGGAATTCGGTATGCGCCAGCTGGAACGTATTAAGGCAGACCTCGAAGCAGTCGGTGTGGTCGAGCAGATGCCGAAGATGGAAGGGCGCCAGATGATCATGATCATTGGGCCGGCCAAAAAGAAGTAA